One Micromonospora sp. WMMD812 genomic window carries:
- a CDS encoding GNAT family N-acetyltransferase: MPEIQRLDVHHAPALLRFERENRAFFARSVPDRGDDYFTGFAARHADLLAEQAAGLIHFHVLLDDDGTVLGRFNLVDVADGGAELGFRVAERAARRGVATDGVRRVCALARDEYGLRRLVASAALDNAGSLGVLRRTGFTPVGDVVLNGRPGLRHVLDLLAP; the protein is encoded by the coding sequence ATGCCGGAAATCCAGCGGCTCGACGTCCACCACGCCCCGGCGCTGCTCCGCTTCGAGCGGGAGAACCGGGCGTTCTTCGCGCGGTCGGTGCCGGACCGCGGCGACGACTACTTCACCGGGTTCGCCGCCCGCCACGCGGACCTGCTGGCGGAGCAGGCCGCCGGCCTGATCCACTTCCACGTCCTGCTGGACGACGACGGGACCGTGTTGGGCCGGTTCAACCTGGTCGACGTCGCCGACGGCGGCGCCGAGCTGGGCTTCCGGGTGGCCGAGCGGGCGGCCCGGCGGGGCGTCGCCACCGACGGCGTCCGCCGGGTGTGCGCACTGGCCCGCGACGAGTACGGGCTGCGCCGACTGGTCGCGTCGGCCGCGCTGGACAACGCCGGCTCGCTCGGGGTGCTCCGGCGCACCGGTTTCACACCGGTCGGCGACGTCGTGCTGAACGGCCGCCCCGGGCTGCGCCACGTCCTGGATCTGCTGGCGCCCTAG
- a CDS encoding CU044_5270 family protein — protein sequence MFGEQRTRTLLGPTDPARGTVVAPPRLSARELIDRAEATPDPATAHPVAGRRHRRPSRRLVLAAGALAVAAGASAVVRGLDPSTPDAPPTAVPPGGESGVVLVPVAYQFDSDAPAGAQLRALAGRIADAEHDQRRGRYMYHRTRVWGDPVMTSEDGRHHMAFADETRVWQTPDGKSGEEVTVQLEPQYPDQASRDYWQRSLRNTGTPAPARVPLPPMDIEPLPSTRAQVGELLKVEYGAGVVSKEVSTVFGRYVVPRRTRAEILRVLADVPGFVWRGEVTDRAGRKGVAITFDDRAHDAQSLLIFDPRTGELLAHERLSLAPMRISAYLSILDTAWTDQPG from the coding sequence ATGTTCGGAGAACAGCGAACCCGTACGCTTCTCGGTCCGACCGACCCGGCCCGGGGCACGGTCGTCGCACCGCCCCGACTGTCCGCGCGGGAGCTGATCGACCGCGCCGAGGCCACCCCCGATCCCGCCACCGCCCATCCGGTCGCCGGTCGTCGCCACCGCCGCCCGAGCCGCCGACTGGTCCTGGCGGCCGGCGCGTTGGCCGTCGCGGCCGGTGCCTCGGCGGTCGTTCGCGGGCTCGACCCGTCGACCCCCGACGCCCCGCCGACCGCCGTTCCGCCGGGCGGCGAGTCGGGGGTGGTGCTCGTGCCGGTCGCGTACCAGTTCGACTCGGACGCGCCGGCCGGAGCGCAGTTGCGCGCGTTGGCCGGCCGGATCGCCGACGCGGAGCACGACCAGCGACGCGGGCGCTACATGTACCACCGCACGAGGGTGTGGGGCGATCCGGTGATGACGTCGGAGGACGGCCGACACCACATGGCCTTCGCCGACGAGACCAGGGTCTGGCAGACCCCCGACGGGAAGTCCGGTGAAGAGGTCACCGTGCAGCTCGAGCCGCAGTACCCGGACCAGGCGTCCCGGGACTACTGGCAGCGCAGTCTGAGGAACACGGGTACGCCGGCCCCCGCCCGGGTGCCGCTGCCACCGATGGACATCGAGCCGTTGCCGTCGACCCGGGCGCAGGTGGGTGAACTGCTCAAGGTCGAGTACGGCGCGGGCGTGGTGAGCAAGGAGGTCAGCACGGTCTTCGGGCGGTACGTCGTGCCACGCCGAACCCGCGCGGAGATCCTGCGCGTCCTCGCGGACGTGCCCGGGTTCGTCTGGCGGGGCGAGGTGACCGACCGGGCCGGCCGGAAGGGCGTCGCGATCACCTTCGACGACCGTGCGCACGACGCGCAGTCCCTACTGATCTTCGACCCGAGAACGGGCGAGCTGCTCGCCCACGAGCGGTTGTCGCTCGCGCCGATGCGGATCAGCGCGTACCTGTCGATCCTCGACACCGCCTGGACCGACCAACCCGGCTGA
- a CDS encoding sigma-70 family RNA polymerase sigma factor, whose amino-acid sequence MGPPGVRDEGWFTSLYAAEYAHIVKYGQRRLADADAAAELAQEVFVIAWRRRRDVPDRSLPWLYGVARRLLANQWRAERSAPDVRPIADAEFLREAGSPGPDATVGVADLQAALATLTDLDQEILRLVGWEELTVSEAAGVLGCSRATAAVRLHRARRRLTTAMSGRTAPLKQHPVLASPRKVV is encoded by the coding sequence ATGGGGCCACCGGGAGTCCGCGACGAGGGCTGGTTCACCAGCCTCTACGCCGCGGAGTACGCGCACATCGTGAAGTACGGCCAGCGGCGGCTCGCCGACGCGGACGCGGCGGCCGAACTCGCCCAGGAGGTGTTCGTCATCGCCTGGCGGCGTCGCCGGGACGTGCCGGACCGCAGCCTGCCCTGGCTGTACGGGGTGGCCCGGCGCCTGCTGGCGAACCAGTGGCGGGCTGAGCGGAGCGCGCCGGACGTCCGGCCGATCGCCGACGCGGAATTTCTGCGGGAGGCGGGTTCGCCCGGTCCTGACGCCACCGTCGGCGTCGCCGACCTCCAGGCGGCGCTGGCCACCCTCACCGATCTCGACCAGGAGATCCTCCGGCTGGTCGGCTGGGAGGAGCTGACGGTCTCCGAAGCGGCTGGGGTCCTGGGGTGCTCCCGCGCCACCGCTGCGGTGCGGCTGCACCGTGCCCGCAGGCGCCTCACCACAGCGATGTCCGGCCGGACTGCACCACTGAAGCAGCACCCGGTGCTGGCGAGCCCTCGAAAGGTTGTGTGA
- a CDS encoding ester cyclase: protein MGTEQQNLELMQTLDDAWNARDIDTFNSRHHEDVVVRWPGRPDTHGQHDHEAEAKDFFTAFPDQRLDNRPYKVLFASGDWTCSIARFTGTMTGPMTGPDGSKIPPTGKSFDVDFCTVARWVDGKIAEENLFYDLTTFMKQLGLA from the coding sequence GTGGGCACCGAGCAGCAAAACCTGGAACTGATGCAGACCCTCGACGACGCGTGGAACGCCCGTGACATCGACACGTTCAACAGCCGACACCATGAGGACGTCGTCGTGCGGTGGCCCGGTAGACCGGACACGCATGGTCAGCACGACCATGAGGCCGAGGCGAAGGACTTCTTCACGGCGTTTCCGGATCAGCGCCTGGACAACCGGCCGTACAAGGTCCTGTTCGCCTCGGGTGACTGGACATGCTCGATCGCACGCTTCACCGGCACCATGACCGGCCCGATGACCGGCCCGGACGGTAGCAAGATCCCGCCCACCGGCAAGTCGTTCGACGTCGACTTCTGCACGGTGGCCCGATGGGTCGACGGGAAGATCGCCGAAGAGAACCTCTTCTACGACCTCACCACGTTCATGAAGCAGCTCGGCCTGGCCTGA
- a CDS encoding nuclear transport factor 2 family protein: protein MEPKRVAQELWDRVQARDWVGLGELLADDVVVDWPVSGERIVGRENYVAVNAEYPEGWAINVLRIVADGEVVASEVEVPHETMGEIFRVASFWTVRGGKVVEGREYWTSLGSDPSPEWRAAFVQRVRPGRAAS, encoded by the coding sequence ATGGAACCCAAGAGGGTCGCTCAGGAGTTGTGGGATCGCGTGCAGGCTCGCGACTGGGTTGGGCTCGGCGAGTTGCTGGCCGATGACGTGGTGGTGGATTGGCCGGTCAGCGGCGAACGAATCGTGGGCCGGGAGAACTACGTGGCCGTCAACGCCGAGTATCCGGAGGGGTGGGCGATCAACGTGCTGCGGATCGTCGCGGACGGCGAGGTCGTGGCCTCCGAGGTGGAGGTCCCGCACGAGACGATGGGGGAGATCTTCCGGGTGGCGTCGTTCTGGACCGTGCGCGGCGGGAAGGTCGTGGAGGGGCGGGAGTACTGGACGAGTCTGGGATCGGATCCGTCGCCGGAGTGGCGGGCCGCCTTTGTGCAGCGGGTCAGGCCAGGCCGAGCTGCTTCATGA